The proteins below are encoded in one region of Pseudomonas putida NBRC 14164:
- a CDS encoding bifunctional O-acetylhomoserine aminocarboxypropyltransferase/cysteine synthase, translated as MKLETLAIHAGFSPDPTTKAVAVPIYQTTSFAFDDTQHGADLFDLKVAGNIYSRIMNPTNDVLEKRMAALEGGVGALAVASGMAAITYAIQTVAEAGDNIVSVAKLYGGTYNLLAHTLPRMGIQTRFAAHDDITALEALIDARTKAVFCESIGNPAGNIVDIAALAEAAHRHGVPLIVDNTVATPVLCRPFEHGADIVVHSLTKYIGGHGTSIGGIVIDSGTFPWADNKERFALLNTPDPSYHGVTYTEAFGPAAFIGRCRVVPLRNTGAALSPFNAFLILQGLETLALRMERHTENALKVAHYLQAHEQVAWVKYAGLPDHPEHELAQRYTGGKPASILSFGIKGGQAAGARFIDALQLVVRLVNIGDAKSLACHPASTTHRQLNDEELEKAGVPRDMVRLSIGIEHSDDIIADLAQALEASRG; from the coding sequence ATGAAGCTGGAAACTCTCGCCATCCACGCGGGCTTCAGCCCCGACCCGACCACCAAGGCAGTGGCCGTACCGATCTACCAGACCACCTCCTTCGCCTTCGACGACACCCAGCACGGCGCGGACCTGTTCGACCTGAAAGTGGCCGGCAACATCTACTCGCGCATCATGAACCCGACCAACGATGTACTCGAAAAGCGCATGGCAGCCCTGGAAGGCGGGGTTGGCGCGCTGGCGGTGGCCTCGGGCATGGCGGCCATCACCTACGCCATCCAGACCGTCGCCGAGGCTGGTGACAACATCGTCTCGGTGGCCAAGCTGTACGGCGGCACCTACAACCTGCTCGCCCACACCCTGCCGCGCATGGGCATTCAAACCCGTTTCGCCGCCCATGACGACATCACTGCGCTCGAAGCCTTGATCGACGCACGCACCAAGGCGGTGTTCTGCGAATCCATCGGCAACCCCGCCGGCAATATCGTCGATATCGCCGCACTGGCCGAAGCCGCCCACCGCCACGGTGTGCCGCTGATCGTCGACAACACCGTGGCTACCCCGGTGCTGTGCCGACCGTTCGAACATGGCGCGGACATCGTCGTGCACTCGCTGACCAAGTACATCGGCGGCCACGGTACCAGCATCGGCGGCATCGTCATCGACTCCGGTACGTTCCCCTGGGCCGATAACAAGGAACGTTTCGCCCTGCTCAACACCCCCGACCCGTCCTACCACGGCGTCACCTACACCGAAGCCTTCGGACCCGCCGCCTTCATTGGCCGCTGCCGCGTGGTGCCGTTGCGCAACACTGGCGCTGCGCTGTCGCCGTTCAACGCCTTCCTGATCCTGCAAGGCCTGGAAACCCTGGCCCTGCGCATGGAGCGCCACACCGAGAACGCGCTGAAGGTCGCCCATTACCTGCAAGCGCACGAGCAGGTGGCCTGGGTGAAGTACGCCGGGCTGCCCGACCACCCCGAGCATGAACTGGCCCAGCGCTACACCGGCGGCAAGCCGGCGTCGATCCTGTCGTTCGGCATCAAGGGCGGCCAGGCAGCCGGTGCGCGTTTCATCGATGCGTTGCAACTGGTGGTGCGCCTGGTGAACATCGGCGATGCCAAGTCTCTGGCTTGCCACCCCGCCTCCACCACCCACCGCCAGCTCAACGACGAGGAGCTGGAAAAGGCCGGCGTGCCGCGGGACATGGTGCGCCTGTCGATAGGCATCGAGCACAGTGACGACATCATCGCCGACCTGGCCCAGGCCCTGGAGGCCAGCCGCGGGTGA
- a CDS encoding SDR family NAD(P)-dependent oxidoreductase — MSLIPGLSDKAHVLICGASRGIGLALCAALLARDDVSRVWAVSRHARTADGLLALAQAHGERVVQLDYDARDEQALAALASEVGLACPHLHLVISTLGILQQEGTKAEKSLAQLDLTSLQASFATNAFAPILLLKHLLPLLRSQPATFAALSARVGSIGDNRLGGWYSYRASKAALNQLLHTASIELKRLNPAATVLALHPGTTDTELSRPFQGNVPEGKLFEPAFAAQCVIEQVGRLGPSETGSFWGWDGERIAW, encoded by the coding sequence ATGAGCCTGATCCCCGGGTTATCTGACAAAGCCCACGTGCTGATATGTGGTGCCAGCCGAGGTATCGGCCTGGCACTGTGTGCGGCGTTGCTGGCCCGCGATGATGTAAGCCGGGTCTGGGCTGTGTCGCGACACGCCCGCACTGCTGACGGCCTGCTTGCGCTGGCCCAGGCACATGGCGAACGCGTGGTACAGCTAGATTACGATGCTCGCGACGAGCAGGCGCTGGCTGCGCTTGCAAGCGAGGTGGGCCTTGCCTGCCCGCACCTTCACCTGGTTATCAGCACACTCGGCATCCTCCAGCAGGAGGGCACCAAAGCCGAGAAATCACTGGCCCAACTGGACCTCACCAGCCTGCAAGCCAGCTTCGCCACCAATGCATTCGCGCCGATCCTGTTGCTCAAGCATCTGTTGCCACTGCTGCGCAGTCAGCCCGCCACCTTTGCAGCCCTGTCGGCCAGGGTTGGTTCGATCGGCGACAATCGACTGGGCGGCTGGTACAGCTATCGCGCGAGCAAGGCGGCGCTGAACCAGCTGCTGCACACCGCAAGCATCGAACTGAAACGCCTGAACCCGGCCGCCACGGTGCTGGCACTGCATCCGGGGACTACCGATACCGAGCTGTCGCGGCCATTTCAAGGGAATGTGCCGGAGGGGAAGCTGTTTGAGCCGGCGTTTGCGGCACAGTGTGTGATTGAGCAGGTGGGGCGGCTTGGGCCGTCGGAGACTGGCAGTTTTTGGGGGTGGGATGGCGAGCGGATAGCGTGGTGA
- a CDS encoding MFS transporter, which produces MRKVSRRLLGFLFLCFVLSFLDRINIGFAGLTMMGDLGLSSTQFGMATTLFYIAYIACGIPSNMALAKVGARKWIGSLMIAWGLASTATLFATDASSLYLLRILVGITEAGFLPGVLLYLTFWFPAAYRARANALFMIAMPFTAGFGSALSGLILGLDGVWGLHGWQWLFLLEGMPSVIMGFVVFGYLNDTPQQARWLSREDKQHLQHALAADNPASNRTTGDGPASLLHEMLSPTVLMFSLVYFCLVNTLAMIAVWTPLIIKSISAADSSNSTIGFLAMIPQVCTIIGMVVWGLHSDRSQERKWHLVLPMLMAAAGWMFTAYAGNPMVQLCGICMAATGSYTAMSIFWTTPDQALTFKARAIGIAVINAFGNTGSALNPLVVGWLKDLTQSFTAGILYAAVLLVIGALLTFMLPLASPASVPKHAQKL; this is translated from the coding sequence ATGCGCAAAGTGTCCAGGCGCCTGCTCGGCTTTCTGTTCCTGTGCTTTGTGCTGTCGTTTCTCGACCGGATCAACATCGGCTTTGCCGGCCTGACCATGATGGGTGACCTGGGCCTGAGCAGTACCCAGTTCGGCATGGCCACCACGCTGTTCTACATCGCCTATATCGCCTGTGGTATCCCCAGCAACATGGCTTTGGCCAAGGTTGGTGCACGCAAATGGATCGGCAGCCTGATGATCGCCTGGGGGCTGGCCTCGACCGCGACGCTGTTCGCGACTGATGCCAGCAGCCTGTACCTGCTGAGGATTCTGGTGGGTATCACGGAGGCAGGCTTTCTGCCAGGTGTGCTGCTGTACCTGACGTTCTGGTTTCCGGCGGCTTACCGGGCACGGGCCAACGCCCTGTTCATGATCGCGATGCCGTTTACCGCAGGCTTCGGGTCGGCGCTCTCTGGGCTGATACTTGGCCTGGATGGTGTATGGGGTTTGCACGGCTGGCAGTGGCTGTTCCTGCTCGAAGGCATGCCTTCGGTGATCATGGGCTTCGTGGTGTTCGGCTACCTGAACGATACGCCGCAGCAGGCCCGCTGGCTGAGCCGCGAAGACAAGCAACATCTGCAGCATGCCCTGGCCGCAGACAACCCAGCTTCCAACCGCACAACAGGGGACGGCCCCGCTAGCCTGTTGCACGAAATGCTCTCACCCACGGTGCTGATGTTCAGCCTGGTGTATTTCTGCCTGGTCAACACGCTGGCCATGATCGCCGTGTGGACGCCGCTGATCATCAAGAGCATCAGTGCCGCCGACAGCAGCAACAGCACCATTGGCTTTCTGGCGATGATCCCGCAGGTGTGCACCATCATCGGCATGGTGGTATGGGGGCTGCATTCCGACCGCAGCCAGGAACGCAAATGGCACCTGGTGCTGCCCATGCTAATGGCCGCTGCCGGCTGGATGTTTACCGCTTATGCCGGTAACCCGATGGTGCAACTGTGCGGCATCTGCATGGCCGCCACCGGGTCGTACACCGCCATGTCGATATTCTGGACTACCCCGGACCAGGCGCTTACGTTCAAGGCGCGCGCCATTGGCATTGCGGTGATCAACGCCTTCGGCAACACAGGTTCGGCGCTGAACCCGCTGGTGGTTGGCTGGTTGAAAGACCTGACCCAAAGTTTCACGGCCGGGATTCTCTATGCCGCAGTGCTGTTGGTGATAGGCGCGTTGCTGACCTTCATGCTGCCCCTGGCCTCGCCCGCATCGGTCCCAAAGCATGCACAAAAGCTGTAG
- a CDS encoding T6SS effector BTH_I2691 family protein, protein MTISQRIAIAAAEAGLPSDQCMACERQGLPILPLRRALVPDTRPDCITTVAGSLHISAKIGLRTLRMGYLYVLLDQQVWHAYEVSDQGHLRRFNPYEPSDGLPASLPEKCVNENHDIPSSFLNIDTDRYGTAWLAFSSDAWPVSVLNAYKKGQAPAHRFAGVDLTQARNNPELLGIAMTPDNLQVDKDVFEYAQHGCSPFDSAHGFHTRKLRRFALKGYLVNAMNRHKLENGVLAVVLDDTVGLVQEFNHQRLSWVVKRQVWREDPMRAYQLQTSQILQVIRATHREWAAQKVPSLEPMTGDGPPVFVDPAVERQRLVERAQLESDERLEERYHEPKRAAFQAGYDQQEAEFQRYIDKDAHAYTALFDTPMFKVAEQYDYDGDHRESGVAYAKTMALCLGGGITEAAASDVSPASGTTETLWQKWLQYPDSPPYRALLMRDRALLAGLLPSFSDVTNWNDSDKLYGMLSKIIASDDAGLRMRNTLKQAIAETQGALNAASQRLAPNLPPGIQTAVRHLNSATQFLYNGVHLIELEVKMKLGEYHALQSAHLRELQHKANASIAEARDRMHRSIDDIDIHSTKAWNKVRPIIQHGLMSLAVLDPRFTHTMISVTVWVEGTAEDVRGRLIEEASKRVTQASSATQIALMDISVAAGTLEANARKVLQDMRITSQQAAQLVRTGFSGLRGVAGSWELLLAIGGLYLQHDSLSRNQAKAEVEIGPKAHEAKLALHGSQLGILGGQIEVIGLVMRSSVSAIRRPWAEGTAITGEAIIKIGAVLSAVAGVFDTAQANLARKRSLAIGDTKAALQYKYAALASGAGTVAFALAVFRPFVFGPLGLAISLSLVAYELSKRAENNESTALERWARRCYFGLANETPSIHWNAPEFSDIAFAELNAATLGVQAKLNFESSMATDPTLPRIGGLVSLSTVQQLKFLVVLPKFNKAKSAYRWKLIAHRVGDGAFPDYVGGESIASSDYFSHPISPLSPSSSFPKFTPPRHPDYGSDFSTDEYQRPYSTEDGSVFQLEISGVVPLAPTIGSHSLSAATLLVMYWPDRDLPDAYIEVCSRGMNE, encoded by the coding sequence TTGACAATCAGCCAACGTATCGCCATTGCGGCAGCCGAAGCCGGGCTGCCTTCTGACCAGTGCATGGCCTGCGAGCGGCAAGGTTTGCCGATCCTGCCGCTGCGCCGCGCCCTGGTGCCGGATACACGACCGGACTGCATCACGACTGTGGCGGGTAGCCTCCATATCTCGGCCAAGATCGGCCTGCGCACTTTGCGCATGGGTTACCTGTATGTGCTGCTCGATCAGCAGGTCTGGCATGCCTACGAAGTCAGCGATCAGGGCCACCTGCGCCGCTTCAACCCCTACGAACCGTCAGACGGCCTACCCGCATCGCTGCCCGAAAAGTGCGTGAATGAGAACCACGACATTCCTTCATCCTTCCTGAACATCGATACCGACCGGTATGGCACAGCCTGGCTGGCCTTCTCCAGCGATGCCTGGCCGGTCAGCGTGCTGAATGCCTACAAGAAGGGCCAGGCACCTGCACATCGCTTCGCGGGGGTTGACCTGACCCAGGCGCGTAACAACCCAGAATTACTGGGCATTGCCATGACGCCGGATAACCTGCAGGTCGACAAGGATGTGTTCGAGTACGCCCAGCATGGGTGCTCGCCGTTTGACAGTGCGCATGGGTTTCACACTCGCAAGCTGCGTAGGTTTGCCTTGAAGGGGTACCTGGTCAACGCGATGAACCGGCACAAGCTGGAGAACGGCGTGCTGGCGGTGGTGCTCGACGATACCGTTGGCCTGGTTCAGGAATTCAACCACCAGCGCCTGAGCTGGGTGGTGAAGCGCCAGGTCTGGCGTGAAGACCCCATGCGTGCCTACCAGTTGCAGACCTCGCAGATCCTCCAGGTCATTCGCGCCACGCACCGGGAGTGGGCGGCGCAGAAGGTGCCGTCGCTGGAACCGATGACCGGCGATGGGCCACCGGTGTTCGTCGACCCGGCAGTGGAACGTCAACGGTTGGTAGAACGAGCCCAGCTGGAAAGTGACGAGCGTCTTGAAGAGCGCTACCACGAACCGAAGCGAGCGGCGTTCCAGGCCGGGTATGACCAGCAGGAAGCCGAGTTCCAGCGCTACATCGACAAGGACGCCCATGCTTATACCGCGCTGTTCGACACGCCCATGTTCAAGGTGGCCGAGCAATACGACTACGACGGCGATCATCGTGAGTCTGGCGTGGCGTATGCCAAGACCATGGCCTTATGCCTAGGTGGCGGTATTACCGAGGCGGCGGCGTCCGATGTGAGTCCCGCTTCCGGCACCACCGAAACGCTCTGGCAGAAATGGCTACAGTATCCTGATAGCCCTCCCTATCGCGCGTTGTTGATGCGTGACCGTGCGTTGTTGGCCGGGCTGCTTCCCAGCTTTTCCGACGTCACCAACTGGAATGACAGCGACAAGCTCTACGGCATGCTGAGCAAGATCATTGCGAGCGACGACGCCGGCTTGCGCATGCGCAATACCCTCAAGCAAGCGATTGCGGAAACCCAGGGCGCGCTCAACGCGGCGAGCCAGCGCCTTGCGCCCAATTTGCCACCTGGTATTCAGACCGCCGTGCGGCACCTGAACAGTGCAACCCAGTTCCTTTACAACGGCGTGCACCTGATCGAGCTGGAAGTGAAGATGAAGCTGGGCGAGTACCACGCCTTGCAGAGTGCTCATCTACGCGAATTGCAGCACAAGGCCAATGCCTCGATTGCCGAGGCACGGGACCGGATGCATCGCAGCATCGATGACATCGACATCCATTCGACCAAGGCCTGGAACAAGGTGCGGCCGATCATTCAGCACGGGCTGATGAGCCTGGCAGTGCTCGACCCGCGGTTTACCCACACCATGATCAGCGTAACGGTGTGGGTCGAGGGCACCGCTGAAGACGTGCGAGGCCGGTTGATTGAGGAAGCCAGCAAGAGGGTGACCCAGGCGAGCAGCGCGACGCAGATTGCCTTAATGGATATCTCGGTCGCGGCGGGAACCTTGGAGGCGAATGCACGAAAGGTGTTGCAGGACATGCGCATCACTTCGCAGCAGGCGGCACAGCTTGTGCGGACCGGCTTTAGCGGATTGCGCGGAGTGGCAGGTAGTTGGGAGTTGCTGCTGGCTATAGGTGGGTTGTATTTACAGCATGACAGCCTGAGCAGAAATCAGGCAAAAGCGGAAGTGGAGATTGGGCCAAAGGCTCATGAAGCCAAGCTGGCGTTACATGGGTCCCAATTAGGAATATTGGGCGGGCAAATTGAGGTAATTGGACTCGTAATGCGCTCCAGTGTCAGCGCCATACGTAGACCATGGGCTGAGGGAACTGCTATCACTGGAGAGGCCATAATAAAAATCGGTGCGGTACTGAGTGCAGTTGCAGGGGTTTTCGACACGGCACAAGCCAATTTGGCAAGAAAGCGCAGTTTAGCCATTGGGGACACTAAAGCTGCTCTGCAATATAAATATGCCGCGTTAGCATCTGGGGCGGGTACAGTAGCATTTGCGCTTGCAGTTTTCAGACCTTTCGTATTTGGCCCTTTAGGTTTAGCAATTTCATTGTCTCTAGTCGCCTATGAGTTGAGTAAGCGAGCAGAAAACAACGAATCAACTGCTCTCGAACGCTGGGCGCGTCGGTGCTATTTCGGGCTTGCTAATGAAACACCTTCCATACACTGGAATGCTCCGGAATTTTCAGACATAGCATTCGCTGAGCTCAATGCTGCGACGTTGGGTGTGCAGGCAAAGCTAAATTTTGAGTCAAGTATGGCTACGGATCCTACACTCCCAAGAATAGGAGGTTTGGTCAGCTTGAGCACGGTGCAACAGCTCAAGTTTCTCGTCGTATTACCCAAGTTCAATAAAGCGAAATCCGCATATCGCTGGAAATTAATAGCACATCGTGTCGGCGATGGAGCGTTTCCAGATTACGTTGGCGGAGAAAGTATTGCATCGAGTGATTACTTTTCGCATCCAATAAGCCCACTTTCTCCGTCCTCCTCTTTTCCTAAGTTTACACCCCCGCGACATCCAGACTATGGGAGTGATTTTTCCACTGATGAATATCAAAGACCTTACTCCACTGAAGATGGCAGTGTTTTTCAGCTTGAAATATCAGGAGTTGTGCCGCTAGCACCTACGATTGGGAGCCATAGCTTAAGCGCCGCCACCCTACTGGTTATGTATTGGCCTGACCGCGATTTGCCGGATGCCTATATTGAAGTTTGTTCTCGAGGAATGAATGAATGA
- a CDS encoding FAD-dependent monooxygenase — protein MHQPHSEPRRSLYFNYQVFPAHTASVGAARVERKPVVVVGAGPIGLTTALDLARHGIACVVLAAERQVSEGSRAIVFTRRSMEILQQVGVAERVCELGLPWSCGNSFYRNQLVFRMENPHDPDDRYAPMTNLQQPRLEQLLVEAVEANPLVELRWGNRVTGLAQHDDFARLNIDTPAGSYELDADWVVAADGARSTLRTLLALKLEGTAYEGRFVIADIKIDLGLPTERLAYFDPDWNPGNTVLMHREPGDIWRIDYQLPENETPEQALQPESLRTRINAQLRMLGVEDPQWEMDWSSVYSTRALTLPNYIHKRVIFAGDAAHLLPIFGVRGANTGFQDCHGLVWKLALTHKGLAGPKLLPSYSTERVSAAREIIGEAGKSTRFMAPPTAGYRLVRDAVLSLSLTQAFVRPLYHWRTSRPHDYADSVLNCATDDNEHFTAGPRNGAPLLNIRLAEDDYLFDHLGACFYLLYFTDSDCIPSDVIEQATAIRSSGVPLQIIAIAQNAQAIITGADQLIDDTTGRIAAKYGIPRNGAYLVRPDQHICARWLQVSAAQLQSAIDTALGKH, from the coding sequence ATGCATCAGCCCCATAGCGAGCCGCGTCGTTCCCTCTATTTCAACTATCAAGTCTTCCCCGCCCATACGGCCAGCGTCGGGGCCGCCCGCGTTGAACGCAAACCTGTAGTGGTGGTAGGCGCCGGCCCGATCGGCCTGACCACTGCCCTGGACCTTGCCCGTCATGGCATAGCCTGCGTGGTATTGGCGGCGGAACGGCAAGTGAGCGAGGGCAGCCGGGCGATCGTGTTCACCCGTCGCTCGATGGAAATCCTGCAGCAGGTAGGTGTCGCCGAGCGGGTCTGCGAGCTTGGCTTGCCGTGGAGCTGTGGCAATTCGTTCTACCGCAACCAGCTGGTGTTTCGTATGGAAAACCCACACGACCCTGACGACCGCTACGCGCCCATGACCAACCTGCAACAACCCCGCCTGGAGCAGTTGCTGGTCGAGGCCGTCGAGGCCAACCCGTTGGTGGAACTGCGCTGGGGCAACCGCGTAACGGGCCTGGCGCAGCATGACGACTTCGCCCGCCTGAACATCGATACCCCTGCCGGTAGCTATGAGCTGGACGCTGACTGGGTGGTAGCGGCGGACGGTGCCCGCTCGACACTGCGCACCCTGCTGGCGCTGAAACTGGAGGGTACCGCGTACGAAGGGCGCTTCGTGATTGCTGATATCAAGATCGACCTGGGCCTGCCCACCGAGCGCCTGGCCTATTTCGACCCGGACTGGAACCCGGGCAACACGGTATTGATGCACCGCGAACCGGGTGATATCTGGCGCATCGACTACCAACTGCCCGAAAACGAAACCCCGGAACAGGCGTTGCAACCGGAATCACTGCGCACACGCATCAATGCCCAGCTGCGCATGCTTGGCGTTGAAGACCCACAGTGGGAAATGGACTGGAGCTCGGTCTATTCCACCCGGGCGCTGACCCTGCCGAATTACATCCACAAGCGCGTGATATTTGCCGGGGACGCGGCACACCTGTTGCCGATTTTCGGCGTGCGTGGCGCCAATACCGGGTTCCAGGACTGCCATGGCCTGGTGTGGAAACTGGCCCTCACCCACAAGGGTTTGGCAGGCCCCAAGCTGCTGCCGTCCTATTCCACCGAACGCGTCAGTGCGGCGCGGGAAATCATCGGCGAGGCCGGCAAGAGCACCCGGTTCATGGCGCCACCCACTGCGGGTTACCGCCTGGTACGCGATGCGGTGTTGTCGCTGTCGCTGACCCAGGCATTCGTCCGCCCGTTGTACCACTGGCGCACCTCGCGGCCACACGACTACGCGGACTCGGTGCTCAACTGTGCAACTGACGACAATGAGCATTTCACTGCCGGCCCGCGCAACGGCGCCCCGCTGCTGAACATCAGGCTGGCCGAAGACGACTACCTGTTCGACCACTTGGGTGCCTGCTTCTACCTGCTCTATTTCACCGACAGTGACTGCATCCCAAGTGACGTGATCGAGCAGGCGACTGCCATTCGCAGCAGCGGCGTGCCCTTGCAGATAATCGCGATTGCGCAAAACGCCCAGGCCATCATCACCGGGGCAGACCAACTGATCGACGACACCACCGGCCGCATCGCCGCCAAGTATGGCATCCCCCGCAATGGCGCTTACTTGGTGCGCCCAGACCAGCACATCTGCGCCCGCTGGCTGCAGGTATCGGCCGCACAACTGCAATCCGCCATCGACACTGCCTTGGGCAAGCACTGA
- a CDS encoding anti-virulence regulator CigR family protein gives MARSTVLTAVLTSLGLAFGPALADPGNGKGQGQGQGHGKGQAQHSQGQGNTGGHKQSAGGNDWHAGPSIDRGDVLGIVGGHRSYWSPGPALPPGIQKNLARGKPLPPGIAKKLDGRLVGQLPHYDGYEWMQAGADLILVAVATGIIYEVLNGAFD, from the coding sequence ATGGCCAGATCAACAGTCCTTACAGCTGTTCTCACCTCATTGGGCTTGGCCTTTGGCCCGGCGCTCGCTGACCCGGGTAACGGCAAAGGCCAGGGCCAAGGTCAGGGGCACGGCAAGGGCCAGGCTCAACACTCCCAAGGCCAGGGCAATACGGGTGGCCACAAGCAGAGCGCTGGTGGCAATGACTGGCACGCCGGCCCGTCCATCGACCGCGGTGATGTGCTGGGCATTGTCGGTGGCCACCGCAGTTACTGGAGCCCAGGCCCCGCATTGCCTCCAGGCATTCAGAAGAACCTTGCGCGCGGCAAGCCCTTGCCGCCCGGAATCGCCAAAAAACTGGATGGCCGCCTGGTGGGGCAGCTGCCGCACTATGACGGCTATGAGTGGATGCAGGCGGGCGCGGACCTGATTCTGGTCGCTGTGGCGACCGGGATCATCTATGAGGTGTTGAACGGGGCGTTCGACTAG
- a CDS encoding FliH/SctL family protein — MYYGNYTDGLIAGRQQGHQLGYDEGHSDGRKKGEQIGYDQAWYEAGGMIDELRLQVNYQTAVMQQMHAHAYELEKQVLHQEAHIDELKALLEAQDAQVDTLTSENAELQGYSDRLRAYGEECAAFIEGQEKRLEALVVENTDGQQQRQRMHQQVSELVDCLKSGQVYARELETDREWVDEANKTLVRVFNHTMLVMTAVFAAFEEQEEPHALSRAVNVQASFERHYFDRLEYALKAGLIGTSPDRDADLQVWAPQFSDQLFTVMRRVHHISSMAQARYPLCGPFPDLITSLIMDGSTIRPVLVDVPDDLDEGEPSRD; from the coding sequence ATGTACTACGGAAACTATACCGATGGGCTCATCGCTGGCCGGCAGCAAGGTCATCAGCTGGGCTATGACGAAGGTCACAGCGACGGGCGCAAAAAAGGTGAGCAGATCGGCTATGACCAGGCGTGGTATGAAGCGGGTGGGATGATTGATGAATTGCGCCTGCAAGTGAATTATCAAACGGCTGTAATGCAGCAGATGCACGCACATGCCTATGAACTGGAAAAACAGGTTCTGCACCAAGAAGCTCATATCGATGAGCTGAAAGCGCTGCTGGAAGCGCAGGACGCGCAGGTCGATACATTGACTTCAGAAAATGCTGAGCTGCAGGGTTATAGCGATCGGTTAAGGGCGTACGGCGAAGAATGCGCCGCTTTTATTGAGGGGCAAGAAAAGAGGCTGGAAGCGCTTGTTGTAGAGAACACGGATGGTCAGCAGCAGCGCCAGCGAATGCACCAGCAAGTCTCAGAGTTGGTTGATTGCTTGAAGAGTGGGCAGGTCTATGCTCGCGAATTGGAAACCGATCGTGAATGGGTTGATGAAGCCAATAAAACCCTCGTGCGTGTGTTCAACCACACAATGCTGGTTATGACTGCCGTCTTTGCTGCATTCGAAGAACAGGAGGAGCCCCACGCGCTATCAAGGGCTGTGAATGTCCAGGCTTCATTCGAGCGGCATTATTTTGACCGGTTGGAGTACGCGTTGAAGGCAGGCCTCATTGGTACTTCGCCGGACAGGGATGCCGATCTGCAGGTTTGGGCGCCTCAGTTTAGTGATCAGCTATTTACTGTCATGCGCCGCGTCCATCACATAAGTTCCATGGCTCAAGCACGCTATCCTTTATGTGGACCATTTCCCGATCTGATCACGTCCCTCATCATGGATGGCAGCACCATCAGGCCGGTTTTGGTTGATGTTCCGGATGACCTTGATGAAGGCGAGCCTTCCCGAGATTGA